From Oryctolagus cuniculus chromosome 17, mOryCun1.1, whole genome shotgun sequence, a single genomic window includes:
- the ENDOV gene encoding endonuclease V isoform X3 gives MAQKAAERPPEETLLLWKREQARLRARVVDRDTEAWQRDPGFSGLRRVGGADVSFVKGDSASACASLVVLSFPELQVVYEESRMVRLTAPYVSGFLAFREAPFLVDAVQRLREKQPDLMPQVLLVDGNGVLHHQGFGVACHLGVLTDLPCIGVAKKLLQVDGLEKDAAHKEQIQLLQAGGEAFPLIGGSGTVLGMALRSHDRSTKPVYVSVGHKVSLETAVRLTRHCCRFRVPEPVRQADIRSREHIRRTLGPPGMPAPAQGRPQQGAGLDVEQRGCEPVPI, from the exons ATGGCCCAGAAGGCGGCGGAGCGGCCCCCGGAAGAAACCCTGCTGCTCTGGAAACG GGAGCAGGCCCGGCTGCGGGCCCGCGTCGTCGACCGGGACACGGAGGCGTGGCAGCGGGACCCCGGCTTCTCGGGGCTGCGGAGGGTCGGGGGCGCCGACGTGTCCTTCGTGAAAGGGGACAGCGCCAGCGCCTGCGCGTCCCTGGTGGTGCTCAGCTTCCCCGAGCTCCAG GTGGTGTACGAGGAGAGCCGCATGGTCCGCCTGACCGCCCCCTACGTGTCCGGCTTCCTGGCCTTCCGAGAGGCGCCCTTCCTGGTGGACGCGGTGCAGCGGCTGCGGGAGAAGCAGCCCGACCTCATGCCCCAG GTCCTTCTCGTGGATGGGAACGGGGTGCTCCACCACCAAG GCTTCGGGGTGGCCTGTCACCTTGGCGTCCTCACTGATCTGCCCTGCATTGGGGTGGCCAAGAAACTGCTGCAGGTGGACGGGCTGGAGAAAGACGCTGCCCACAAGGAGCag ATTCAGCTCCTGCAAGCGGGGGGAGAGGCCTTCCCTCTGATTGGAGGCTCTGGGACGGTCCTGGGAATG GCCCTGAGGAGCCACGACCGCAGCACCAAGCCGGTGTACGTCTCTGTGGGCCACAAGGTGAGCCTGGAGACGGCCGTGCGCCTGACCCGCCACTGCTGCAGATTCCGGGTCCCGGAGCCCGTGCGCCAG GCCGACATCCGCTCCCGGGAGCATATCCGCAGGACCCTGGGCCCCCCCGGGATGCCTGCGCCTGCGCAGGGGAG gccacagcagggagctggattggacgtggagcagcggggatgtgaaccggtgccgatctga
- the ENDOV gene encoding endonuclease V isoform X7 yields MAQKAAERPPEETLLLWKREQARLRARVVDRDTEAWQRDPGFSGLRRVGGADVSFVKGDSASACASLVVLSFPELQVVYEESRMVRLTAPYVSGFLAFREAPFLVDAVQRLREKQPDLMPQVLLVDGNGVLHHQGFGVACHLGVLTDLPCIGVAKKLLQVDGLEKDAAHKEQALRSHDRSTKPVYVSVGHKVSLETAVRLTRHCCRFRVPEPVRQADIRSREHIRRTLGPPGMPAPAQGRKP; encoded by the exons ATGGCCCAGAAGGCGGCGGAGCGGCCCCCGGAAGAAACCCTGCTGCTCTGGAAACG GGAGCAGGCCCGGCTGCGGGCCCGCGTCGTCGACCGGGACACGGAGGCGTGGCAGCGGGACCCCGGCTTCTCGGGGCTGCGGAGGGTCGGGGGCGCCGACGTGTCCTTCGTGAAAGGGGACAGCGCCAGCGCCTGCGCGTCCCTGGTGGTGCTCAGCTTCCCCGAGCTCCAG GTGGTGTACGAGGAGAGCCGCATGGTCCGCCTGACCGCCCCCTACGTGTCCGGCTTCCTGGCCTTCCGAGAGGCGCCCTTCCTGGTGGACGCGGTGCAGCGGCTGCGGGAGAAGCAGCCCGACCTCATGCCCCAG GTCCTTCTCGTGGATGGGAACGGGGTGCTCCACCACCAAG GCTTCGGGGTGGCCTGTCACCTTGGCGTCCTCACTGATCTGCCCTGCATTGGGGTGGCCAAGAAACTGCTGCAGGTGGACGGGCTGGAGAAAGACGCTGCCCACAAGGAGCag GCCCTGAGGAGCCACGACCGCAGCACCAAGCCGGTGTACGTCTCTGTGGGCCACAAGGTGAGCCTGGAGACGGCCGTGCGCCTGACCCGCCACTGCTGCAGATTCCGGGTCCCGGAGCCCGTGCGCCAG GCCGACATCCGCTCCCGGGAGCATATCCGCAGGACCCTGGGCCCCCCCGGGATGCCTGCGCCTGCGCAGGGGAG GAAACCCTAA
- the ENDOV gene encoding endonuclease V isoform X5, whose product MAQKAAERPPEETLLLWKREQARLRARVVDRDTEAWQRDPGFSGLRRVGGADVSFVKGDSASACASLVVLSFPELQVVYEESRMVRLTAPYVSGFLAFREAPFLVDAVQRLREKQPDLMPQVLLVDGNGVLHHQGFGVACHLGVLTDLPCIGVAKKLLQVDGLEKDAAHKEQIQLLQAGGEAFPLIGGSGTVLGMALRSHDRSTKPVYVSVGHKVSLETAVRLTRHCCRFRVPEPVRQADIRSREHIRRTLGPPGMPAPAQGRKP is encoded by the exons ATGGCCCAGAAGGCGGCGGAGCGGCCCCCGGAAGAAACCCTGCTGCTCTGGAAACG GGAGCAGGCCCGGCTGCGGGCCCGCGTCGTCGACCGGGACACGGAGGCGTGGCAGCGGGACCCCGGCTTCTCGGGGCTGCGGAGGGTCGGGGGCGCCGACGTGTCCTTCGTGAAAGGGGACAGCGCCAGCGCCTGCGCGTCCCTGGTGGTGCTCAGCTTCCCCGAGCTCCAG GTGGTGTACGAGGAGAGCCGCATGGTCCGCCTGACCGCCCCCTACGTGTCCGGCTTCCTGGCCTTCCGAGAGGCGCCCTTCCTGGTGGACGCGGTGCAGCGGCTGCGGGAGAAGCAGCCCGACCTCATGCCCCAG GTCCTTCTCGTGGATGGGAACGGGGTGCTCCACCACCAAG GCTTCGGGGTGGCCTGTCACCTTGGCGTCCTCACTGATCTGCCCTGCATTGGGGTGGCCAAGAAACTGCTGCAGGTGGACGGGCTGGAGAAAGACGCTGCCCACAAGGAGCag ATTCAGCTCCTGCAAGCGGGGGGAGAGGCCTTCCCTCTGATTGGAGGCTCTGGGACGGTCCTGGGAATG GCCCTGAGGAGCCACGACCGCAGCACCAAGCCGGTGTACGTCTCTGTGGGCCACAAGGTGAGCCTGGAGACGGCCGTGCGCCTGACCCGCCACTGCTGCAGATTCCGGGTCCCGGAGCCCGTGCGCCAG GCCGACATCCGCTCCCGGGAGCATATCCGCAGGACCCTGGGCCCCCCCGGGATGCCTGCGCCTGCGCAGGGGAG GAAACCCTAA
- the ENDOV gene encoding endonuclease V isoform X8: MARRVASGPEACVCGRTGPRVHATKVPAPRRHDNEEGGACAGAPEVTFPEGRPGPSHGPEGGGAAPGRNPAALETVVYEESRMVRLTAPYVSGFLAFREAPFLVDAVQRLREKQPDLMPQVLLVDGNGVLHHQGFGVACHLGVLTDLPCIGVAKKLLQVDGLEKDAAHKEQALRSHDRSTKPVYVSVGHKVSLETAVRLTRHCCRFRVPEPVRQADIRSREHIRRTLGPPGMPAPAQGRKP, translated from the exons ATGGCGCGCAGGGTCGCCTCGGGGCCGGAGGCGTGCGTGTGCGGCCGCACAGGGCCCCGCGTTCACGCCACGAAAGTCCCGGCACCGCGGCGCCATGACAACGAGGAAGGCGGCGCCTGCGCGGGGGCACCGGAAGTGACGTTTCCGGAAGGGCGACCGGGGCCCAGCCATGGCCCAGAAGGCGGCGGAGCGGCCCCCGGAAGAAACCCTGCTGCTCTGGAAACG GTGGTGTACGAGGAGAGCCGCATGGTCCGCCTGACCGCCCCCTACGTGTCCGGCTTCCTGGCCTTCCGAGAGGCGCCCTTCCTGGTGGACGCGGTGCAGCGGCTGCGGGAGAAGCAGCCCGACCTCATGCCCCAG GTCCTTCTCGTGGATGGGAACGGGGTGCTCCACCACCAAG GCTTCGGGGTGGCCTGTCACCTTGGCGTCCTCACTGATCTGCCCTGCATTGGGGTGGCCAAGAAACTGCTGCAGGTGGACGGGCTGGAGAAAGACGCTGCCCACAAGGAGCag GCCCTGAGGAGCCACGACCGCAGCACCAAGCCGGTGTACGTCTCTGTGGGCCACAAGGTGAGCCTGGAGACGGCCGTGCGCCTGACCCGCCACTGCTGCAGATTCCGGGTCCCGGAGCCCGTGCGCCAG GCCGACATCCGCTCCCGGGAGCATATCCGCAGGACCCTGGGCCCCCCCGGGATGCCTGCGCCTGCGCAGGGGAG GAAACCCTAA
- the ENDOV gene encoding endonuclease V isoform X6, with protein MARRVASGPEACVCGRTGPRVHATKVPAPRRHDNEEGGACAGAPEVTFPEGRPGPSHGPEGGGAAPGRNPAALETVVYEESRMVRLTAPYVSGFLAFREAPFLVDAVQRLREKQPDLMPQVLLVDGNGVLHHQGFGVACHLGVLTDLPCIGVAKKLLQVDGLEKDAAHKEQIQLLQAGGEAFPLIGGSGTVLGMALRSHDRSTKPVYVSVGHKVSLETAVRLTRHCCRFRVPEPVRQADIRSREHIRRTLGPPGMPAPAQGRKP; from the exons ATGGCGCGCAGGGTCGCCTCGGGGCCGGAGGCGTGCGTGTGCGGCCGCACAGGGCCCCGCGTTCACGCCACGAAAGTCCCGGCACCGCGGCGCCATGACAACGAGGAAGGCGGCGCCTGCGCGGGGGCACCGGAAGTGACGTTTCCGGAAGGGCGACCGGGGCCCAGCCATGGCCCAGAAGGCGGCGGAGCGGCCCCCGGAAGAAACCCTGCTGCTCTGGAAACG GTGGTGTACGAGGAGAGCCGCATGGTCCGCCTGACCGCCCCCTACGTGTCCGGCTTCCTGGCCTTCCGAGAGGCGCCCTTCCTGGTGGACGCGGTGCAGCGGCTGCGGGAGAAGCAGCCCGACCTCATGCCCCAG GTCCTTCTCGTGGATGGGAACGGGGTGCTCCACCACCAAG GCTTCGGGGTGGCCTGTCACCTTGGCGTCCTCACTGATCTGCCCTGCATTGGGGTGGCCAAGAAACTGCTGCAGGTGGACGGGCTGGAGAAAGACGCTGCCCACAAGGAGCag ATTCAGCTCCTGCAAGCGGGGGGAGAGGCCTTCCCTCTGATTGGAGGCTCTGGGACGGTCCTGGGAATG GCCCTGAGGAGCCACGACCGCAGCACCAAGCCGGTGTACGTCTCTGTGGGCCACAAGGTGAGCCTGGAGACGGCCGTGCGCCTGACCCGCCACTGCTGCAGATTCCGGGTCCCGGAGCCCGTGCGCCAG GCCGACATCCGCTCCCGGGAGCATATCCGCAGGACCCTGGGCCCCCCCGGGATGCCTGCGCCTGCGCAGGGGAG GAAACCCTAA
- the ENDOV gene encoding endonuclease V isoform X4, with translation MAQKAAERPPEETLLLWKREQARLRARVVDRDTEAWQRDPGFSGLRRVGGADVSFVKGDSASACASLVVLSFPELQVVYEESRMVRLTAPYVSGFLAFREAPFLVDAVQRLREKQPDLMPQVLLVDGNGVLHHQGFGVACHLGVLTDLPCIGVAKKLLQVDGLEKDAAHKEQALRSHDRSTKPVYVSVGHKVSLETAVRLTRHCCRFRVPEPVRQADIRSREHIRRTLGPPGMPAPAQGSVTAQRPQAHPAGSAGEPAGEDGALRTTVEAPAQA, from the exons ATGGCCCAGAAGGCGGCGGAGCGGCCCCCGGAAGAAACCCTGCTGCTCTGGAAACG GGAGCAGGCCCGGCTGCGGGCCCGCGTCGTCGACCGGGACACGGAGGCGTGGCAGCGGGACCCCGGCTTCTCGGGGCTGCGGAGGGTCGGGGGCGCCGACGTGTCCTTCGTGAAAGGGGACAGCGCCAGCGCCTGCGCGTCCCTGGTGGTGCTCAGCTTCCCCGAGCTCCAG GTGGTGTACGAGGAGAGCCGCATGGTCCGCCTGACCGCCCCCTACGTGTCCGGCTTCCTGGCCTTCCGAGAGGCGCCCTTCCTGGTGGACGCGGTGCAGCGGCTGCGGGAGAAGCAGCCCGACCTCATGCCCCAG GTCCTTCTCGTGGATGGGAACGGGGTGCTCCACCACCAAG GCTTCGGGGTGGCCTGTCACCTTGGCGTCCTCACTGATCTGCCCTGCATTGGGGTGGCCAAGAAACTGCTGCAGGTGGACGGGCTGGAGAAAGACGCTGCCCACAAGGAGCag GCCCTGAGGAGCCACGACCGCAGCACCAAGCCGGTGTACGTCTCTGTGGGCCACAAGGTGAGCCTGGAGACGGCCGTGCGCCTGACCCGCCACTGCTGCAGATTCCGGGTCCCGGAGCCCGTGCGCCAG GCCGACATCCGCTCCCGGGAGCATATCCGCAGGACCCTGGGCCCCCCCGGGATGCCTGCGCCTGCGCAGGGGAG TGTCACTGCACAGAGGCCACAGGCACATCCCGCAGGCAGCGCAGGAGAGCCTGCGGGGGAGGATGGTGCCCTGCGGACCACAGTGGAGGCCCCAGCACAGGCCTAG
- the ENDOV gene encoding endonuclease V isoform X1 — protein MAQKAAERPPEETLLLWKREQARLRARVVDRDTEAWQRDPGFSGLRRVGGADVSFVKGDSASACASLVVLSFPELQVVYEESRMVRLTAPYVSGFLAFREAPFLVDAVQRLREKQPDLMPQVLLVDGNGVLHHQGFGVACHLGVLTDLPCIGVAKKLLQVDGLEKDAAHKEQIQLLQAGGEAFPLIGGSGTVLGMALRSHDRSTKPVYVSVGHKVSLETAVRLTRHCCRFRVPEPVRQADIRSREHIRRTLGPPGMPAPAQGSVTAQRPQAHPAGSAGEPAGEDGALRTTVEAPAQA, from the exons ATGGCCCAGAAGGCGGCGGAGCGGCCCCCGGAAGAAACCCTGCTGCTCTGGAAACG GGAGCAGGCCCGGCTGCGGGCCCGCGTCGTCGACCGGGACACGGAGGCGTGGCAGCGGGACCCCGGCTTCTCGGGGCTGCGGAGGGTCGGGGGCGCCGACGTGTCCTTCGTGAAAGGGGACAGCGCCAGCGCCTGCGCGTCCCTGGTGGTGCTCAGCTTCCCCGAGCTCCAG GTGGTGTACGAGGAGAGCCGCATGGTCCGCCTGACCGCCCCCTACGTGTCCGGCTTCCTGGCCTTCCGAGAGGCGCCCTTCCTGGTGGACGCGGTGCAGCGGCTGCGGGAGAAGCAGCCCGACCTCATGCCCCAG GTCCTTCTCGTGGATGGGAACGGGGTGCTCCACCACCAAG GCTTCGGGGTGGCCTGTCACCTTGGCGTCCTCACTGATCTGCCCTGCATTGGGGTGGCCAAGAAACTGCTGCAGGTGGACGGGCTGGAGAAAGACGCTGCCCACAAGGAGCag ATTCAGCTCCTGCAAGCGGGGGGAGAGGCCTTCCCTCTGATTGGAGGCTCTGGGACGGTCCTGGGAATG GCCCTGAGGAGCCACGACCGCAGCACCAAGCCGGTGTACGTCTCTGTGGGCCACAAGGTGAGCCTGGAGACGGCCGTGCGCCTGACCCGCCACTGCTGCAGATTCCGGGTCCCGGAGCCCGTGCGCCAG GCCGACATCCGCTCCCGGGAGCATATCCGCAGGACCCTGGGCCCCCCCGGGATGCCTGCGCCTGCGCAGGGGAG TGTCACTGCACAGAGGCCACAGGCACATCCCGCAGGCAGCGCAGGAGAGCCTGCGGGGGAGGATGGTGCCCTGCGGACCACAGTGGAGGCCCCAGCACAGGCCTAG
- the ENDOV gene encoding endonuclease V isoform X2, which translates to MARRVASGPEACVCGRTGPRVHATKVPAPRRHDNEEGGACAGAPEVTFPEGRPGPSHGPEGGGAAPGRNPAALETVVYEESRMVRLTAPYVSGFLAFREAPFLVDAVQRLREKQPDLMPQVLLVDGNGVLHHQGFGVACHLGVLTDLPCIGVAKKLLQVDGLEKDAAHKEQIQLLQAGGEAFPLIGGSGTVLGMALRSHDRSTKPVYVSVGHKVSLETAVRLTRHCCRFRVPEPVRQADIRSREHIRRTLGPPGMPAPAQGSVTAQRPQAHPAGSAGEPAGEDGALRTTVEAPAQA; encoded by the exons ATGGCGCGCAGGGTCGCCTCGGGGCCGGAGGCGTGCGTGTGCGGCCGCACAGGGCCCCGCGTTCACGCCACGAAAGTCCCGGCACCGCGGCGCCATGACAACGAGGAAGGCGGCGCCTGCGCGGGGGCACCGGAAGTGACGTTTCCGGAAGGGCGACCGGGGCCCAGCCATGGCCCAGAAGGCGGCGGAGCGGCCCCCGGAAGAAACCCTGCTGCTCTGGAAACG GTGGTGTACGAGGAGAGCCGCATGGTCCGCCTGACCGCCCCCTACGTGTCCGGCTTCCTGGCCTTCCGAGAGGCGCCCTTCCTGGTGGACGCGGTGCAGCGGCTGCGGGAGAAGCAGCCCGACCTCATGCCCCAG GTCCTTCTCGTGGATGGGAACGGGGTGCTCCACCACCAAG GCTTCGGGGTGGCCTGTCACCTTGGCGTCCTCACTGATCTGCCCTGCATTGGGGTGGCCAAGAAACTGCTGCAGGTGGACGGGCTGGAGAAAGACGCTGCCCACAAGGAGCag ATTCAGCTCCTGCAAGCGGGGGGAGAGGCCTTCCCTCTGATTGGAGGCTCTGGGACGGTCCTGGGAATG GCCCTGAGGAGCCACGACCGCAGCACCAAGCCGGTGTACGTCTCTGTGGGCCACAAGGTGAGCCTGGAGACGGCCGTGCGCCTGACCCGCCACTGCTGCAGATTCCGGGTCCCGGAGCCCGTGCGCCAG GCCGACATCCGCTCCCGGGAGCATATCCGCAGGACCCTGGGCCCCCCCGGGATGCCTGCGCCTGCGCAGGGGAG TGTCACTGCACAGAGGCCACAGGCACATCCCGCAGGCAGCGCAGGAGAGCCTGCGGGGGAGGATGGTGCCCTGCGGACCACAGTGGAGGCCCCAGCACAGGCCTAG